A stretch of DNA from Thalassospiraceae bacterium LMO-SO8:
CACCACGTCATGCACGCCGAATGGGGCGAAATCAGCACCCAGGCCGCCGATTTCATCAATCAGGCGCGGAACGCGGGGGGGCGCGTGGTGGCCTGCGGCTCGACCGCCATGCGCCTGTTGGAGACGGCGGCGGACGCCGAGGGCCAGATCCATCCCTTCAAGGGCGACACGGACATCTTCATCACGCCGGGCTACGAATTCCGCGCGGTCGATCTGATGCTGACCAATTTCCACCTGCCGCGCTCGACCCTGTTCATGCTTGTCTCGGCCTTCGCCGGGCTGGAGCGTATGCAAAGCGCCTATGCCCATGCCGTCGCCAATGCCTATCGGTTCTATTCCTACGGCGACGCCTGCCTGCTGCACCGAAACGACGGCGCCGGGTGATCCGACACCCCATACCGACGTATATAAATCGTCTGGCTACCTACACATTCATATTCGAATATGTTTTCCTTCCTCATGCTCTTGGGGTCGGACGGAACGGATAATGCAGCAATGATTCCGCAGGAACCCATGGGACCCATGCGATTTCGCGATTTTCTGCCGGCGGCGCTGCTTGCCGGTTTCTGCCTTTTTTGGCTGGCCGCCGCCACCCTGCGCCCGCAACCGGGCCAGTCGCAGATCGGCGTGGTGTTCCCCCCGACGTTATCCGGGGCCCAGGTGCTTGCCCGCATCGCCGATGCCGGCGGCCGGATCGTCCGCGAAGGCGCTTGGCCGTTCATCGCCGTCGTCGCCCTCGACCAGCCCGAAACCTTGACGCGTCTTCGGGATGCCGGCGCGCTGTTCACCGTCAATCCGATTGCCCTCGGCAGTTGTCTGACCCGACCTGCCACCAACTGACCCGCTATTCAAAGGAAACCGGCCATGGATGCCCTTAACGAGCTCCGCATCAATTCAACCCGCTTTTTCGTCCTGTTCGCCTGGGCGCATCTGCCCCTGGCCGGTCTCGCGTTCTGGCTGACGCAGGGCGACATCGTCACGGGGGCCGGCATCATCGCTGCTGTCGCCGTTGCCTCGACGGTCGCTTGGCGCACCCGACCGACCGCCGCCGCAAGCCGTTTTCTGATCGCCGCGGGCGCCATGATCAACATCGGCGCGCTGCTCTACATGTTCGCCGGGCATGCCTGGCAGATCGACGTGCACATGTATTTCTTCGCCGTGCTGGCGATGGTCGCGGCCTTCTGCTGTTGGCAGACGGTGCTGGTCGCCGCCGCGACGGTCGCCGTGCACCATCTGGTGCTCAACTTCACCCTGCCCTATGCCATCTTCCCGGACGGCGCCGACTTTTTTCGGGTTGTTCTGCACGCCGTCATCGTCGTGGTCGAAACAATCATCCTGATGTGGCTGACCTACCGCCTGGTCGCCGGCTTCCGCCACAGCGCCGAAGCGGTCGACGCCGCCGAGGACGCCAAGGCCGAGGTCGAACGGCTGAGCCAGGAACGCGAACGCCTGGAGCACGCCAACCAGGAGGAGCGGCGCAAGCTTCTGCTTGATCTGGCCACCCGTTTCGAACATCAGGTCGGCCCCATCATGGTCAACGTCAACGACCACGCGCGCAGCATGTCGGACGTGTCGAAGAACCTGTCCGATCTGGCGGCTCAGGCGCTCGCCCATTCCACGGATACGGCCACGGCCATCGATCAGGCGACCGGCAACGTACAGACCGTCGCCAGCGCGACGGAACAGATGACCGCCAGCATGGCCGAGGTTTCCGCCCAGGTCAGGCGCGCCCATACCGTCGCCCAGGACGCATCGAAGAAAGCCCGCGACACGGACCGGACCATGGTCCGCCTGAAGGACGCCGCCGCCAAGATCGGCAACGTCATGGAAATGATCACCGACATCGCCGAACAGACCAACCTGCTGGCGCTTAACGCGACCATCGAGGCGGCCCGCGCCGGCGACGCCGGCAAGGGCTTCGCCGTGGTCGCCAGCGAGGTCAAGAATCTGGCCAATCAGACGGCCAAGGCGACCCAGGACATCGCCGAGGAAATCGCCACCATGCAGGCCGTGTCCGAGGATGCCGCCCGCGAAATTCAAGGCATTTCAGACACCATCGACGAAATCAACGCCGTCAGCGAGGCCATCGCCTCGGCGGTCGATGAACAGTCCGCCGCGACCCGCGAGATTGCACGATCCAGCCAGGACGCGGCCAGCCACACGGGTACGGTTCAGGTCAACATCGGCACCGTGCGCAGCGCCTCCGAAAATACCGGCAGCGCCGCCGGCGAGGTCTCCGTCGCCGCCGACAATCTGTCGGACCAAGCCCGCAGCCTGAAACAGGCCATCGACGGGATGCTGCACGACCTGCGCGCCGCCTGATCCGGTTTCTTGAGGGGCCCACGGCACGCCCATCCGCCCTGACAAAAAGAGGCGGATGGGCGCTTGCCTGCGGACGGCGGTCCCATCATAGTCCGCGCCATGATGAACAAGATGCATTTCACCGTCAGCGCGACCGACGGCCGGGCCCGCCGCGGACGGCTTGACACCGCCCATGGCCCGATGGAAACACCCGCCTTCATGCCCGTCGGCACGGCGGCGACCGTGAAGGCCATGACGCCGGAGGCCGTGGCCGCGACGGGCGCGCAATGCGTGCTCGGCAACACCTATCACCTGATGCTGCGCCCGGGCTCGGCGCGCATCAAACGGCTCGGCGGCCTGCACGAATTCATGAACTGGCCCGGGCCGATCCTGACGGATTCCGGCGGTTTCCAGGTTTGGTCCCTGAAAGACCTGCGCAAACTGACCGAAGACGGCGTCACCTTCCGCTCCCACATCGACGGGGCGAAACACGAACTGACGCCGGAAAGCGCCATGGCGATCCAGAACGACCTGGACGCCGACATCACCATGGTGCTCGACGAATGCACGCCGTTCGGCGTCGACGAGGCCGAGGCCCGCGTCTCCATGGAATTGTCCATGCGCTGGGCACGGCGCTGCCGCGACGCCTTCGAGGAACGCCCCGGCTACGGCCTGTTCGGCATCGTTCAGGGCGGGGTCTATCCCAACCTGCGCGAGGAATCCGCCAAGGCGCTGACCGCCATCGACTTCGACGGTTATGCCATCGGCGGCCTCGCCGTGGGCGAGGGCCAGGACCTGATGTTCCAGACCCTCGACGTCACCACGCCGCACCTGCCGGAGGACAAGCCCCGCTACCTCATGGGCGTGGGCAAACCAAGCGATCTGGTGGGCGCGGTCGAGCGCGGGGTCGACATGTTCGACTGCGTGCTGCCGACGCGGTCGGGCCGCACGGACCAGGCCTTCACCCGGCGCGGCCAGGTGAACATCCGCAACGCCCGGCACAAGGACGACCCCCGGCCCCTCGACCCGGACTGTTCCTGCTATGCCTGCGCCAATTATTCCCGGGCCTATCTCCACCACCTGGCTCAGTCCAAGGAAATCCTGGGGCTGACGCTGCTGACTTGGCATAATCTGCACTACTATCAGGAACTGATGGCGGGCATGCGCGCCGCCATCGAAAACGGAACCTTCGCGGCGTTCAAGAAGGCGTTCGAGGACGGCGAAGCAGCGGGCGACATCCCCGCGGTTGAGGGCAACTAGCCATGGCGAAGACGACGGAAACCAAACTGACCCAACTGGGCGCGGCCTCGGCGATCCCGGACAGCCCGGACGCGGCGTCCCTTGAGTGTGCGGCCAACCCCCATCCCGGGACGCCCTACCTGATCCGCTTCACCTGCCCTGAATTCACGTCGCTCTGCCCCGTGACCGGGCAGCCCGATTTCGCGCATCTGGTCATCGACTACGTGCCCGGGCGCAAGATCGTCGAAAGCAAGTCGCTGAAGCTCTACTTGGCCAGTTTCCGCAACCACGCGGGATTTCACGAAAAATGCACCCTGGATATCGCCGCCAAGATCAAGAAGGCGGCGGCGCCCAAATGGCTGCGCATCGGCGGCTACTGGTATCCGCGCGGCGGCATCCCCATCGACGTGTTCCACCAGACGGGCGCGCCGCCCAAGGGCCTGTGGATCCCGGAGCAAGGCGCCCCGTCCTATCGCGGACGAGGCTAGCGCCTCAGCCCGCCGCCTTATCCCGCTTGGGCGTCGTCCCGTTTGACCGGCGTCGGCCATTCCATGGGCACTTCGACCGCATGGCCGAAGTAGCCGATCAGGTCGATGAAGCTTTTGACCACGGACAGGTTGGGGATCGACGACAGGATCGGGCCGCCGGCACCTTCGGGAATCGGAAACAATTCATCGCCGGGCTGATTGTCCCGGTATTCCTGCACCGCACGGTGATAGTTCCGTTCGTCGGTGATGATGAAGAAATCCGGGTCCTTCTTGGACTGCAGGATCAGGAATTCCATGGGACGTCTCCTCGTTGCCGCATCGGCTTGCAGGCGCACATTTGGGGTATTCCCCGATATGTTGCGTAATTGCAAATCCGTCGGCCAAGATTTTGAGATAACAGGCGGAATCGGGCAAGGAGAAAGCCGCGCGAGGAGGCGCGGCGCGGGATATTCGCCGGCGTCAGGCGCCTCGATAGACGCAGCCGGTGGTGGCGTTCTCGCGAATCTCGATCTCGCTAAGCCCTTGAAGATGAGTCGCAATTCGATCCCACAGCCAGACGGCGATGTTTTCCGTCGTGGGATTTTCCAGGCCTGGAACCTCGTTCAGATAATGATGATCGATTTCCGCCAGAACGGGCTCGACCCGGGCCGCGACCTCGGCGAAATCGATGACCCAGCCTTCCGATTCGCGGACCGGGCCGGTCACGGCGACGCGCAGGAGGAAGGTATTGCCGTGCAGGCGCGAGCAGATATGGCTGTCCGGCAGGCGCGGCAGACGGCGGGCACTTTCGAAGGAAAAGCCGTGATAGACGGTCATCGTGCCGGAGGCGGTCATGTGGACATTCCTTTCGTGGTGCAGCCGACGGCCGGGTTTTCCCAAAGCTCGACCGCGATGTCGCCGCGCAGGCGCTGCGCCAGCCGGTCCCGCAGATAGCCGCAGAGGCGTTCCGTCGAGGGATTTTCCAGGCCCGGCAGCTCGTTCAGGTATTGGTGATCGATGTCGGCCAGCACGGCGTCGATTTCGCGCCTCAGATCCGCCGGGTCGATGACCCAGCCCGTCCCCGTGTCGGACACACCGGTAAGCCGCACGGTGCCGTTGAAGGTATGGCCGTGCAGGGCCGCCGCCGGATGATCGGCGCCCACGCCGGTCAGGCGTTGGGCCGCCACGAAGGTGAAATCCATGAACCGTTCCATGGCCGGTTTCCTAGAGCATTCCGCCGGGCGAGGAAAGCCCGAAGCGGGGCCGAAGAACCCGGCCGGTTGCGCCGCCGCCGTTCCGCTCCCAGATAATTGACCTAGCTCAAGGCGGCACTGGCCGATGTTATCGACTATGCTAGTCTAATCACTACACGGCGCCGATTGCCGCGTCCAAATCGAAAGGGAATGTCCATGAGCCTTGGGGAAAAAATGAAGCCGGTGCTGGAAAAGCGCCTCGCGGTGCTGAAAGAGGAGATCGCGGACATCGACCAGACGCTGCGCGAACCGGACAGCCAGGATTTCGAGGAACGCGCCACGGAAAACGAGGGCGACGAGGTGCTGGAAGATCTGGGCAATGCGGCGCTGACTGAAATCGCGCAGATTGAATCCGCCCTTGAGCGGATCGCCGGTGGCACCTACGGCGACTGCGTGACCTGCGGCGACGCCATTCCCCCGGCGCGGCTTGAGGCCGTGCCCCATGCGGCGCAGTGTATCAAATGTGCGTCCTGACGGACGCAGGGCATCAAGCGCGCGTCCTAGCGCCCTAACCCATTCCTGGCTTCTGGACCGGATGAAGACCGCCCGCCAAACGGCGGGCGGTCTCCGGTTCTACGCTTGCATGCCTCGGGTAAGCGGCAGCGTAGTGATCCATTTCCCCGTGGCGCGGGCGACGGCGTTGGCCACGGCCGGGCCGATGG
This window harbors:
- a CDS encoding methyl-accepting chemotaxis protein, which gives rise to MDALNELRINSTRFFVLFAWAHLPLAGLAFWLTQGDIVTGAGIIAAVAVASTVAWRTRPTAAASRFLIAAGAMINIGALLYMFAGHAWQIDVHMYFFAVLAMVAAFCCWQTVLVAAATVAVHHLVLNFTLPYAIFPDGADFFRVVLHAVIVVVETIILMWLTYRLVAGFRHSAEAVDAAEDAKAEVERLSQERERLEHANQEERRKLLLDLATRFEHQVGPIMVNVNDHARSMSDVSKNLSDLAAQALAHSTDTATAIDQATGNVQTVASATEQMTASMAEVSAQVRRAHTVAQDASKKARDTDRTMVRLKDAAAKIGNVMEMITDIAEQTNLLALNATIEAARAGDAGKGFAVVASEVKNLANQTAKATQDIAEEIATMQAVSEDAAREIQGISDTIDEINAVSEAIASAVDEQSAATREIARSSQDAASHTGTVQVNIGTVRSASENTGSAAGEVSVAADNLSDQARSLKQAIDGMLHDLRAA
- the tgt gene encoding tRNA guanosine(34) transglycosylase Tgt; translation: MNKMHFTVSATDGRARRGRLDTAHGPMETPAFMPVGTAATVKAMTPEAVAATGAQCVLGNTYHLMLRPGSARIKRLGGLHEFMNWPGPILTDSGGFQVWSLKDLRKLTEDGVTFRSHIDGAKHELTPESAMAIQNDLDADITMVLDECTPFGVDEAEARVSMELSMRWARRCRDAFEERPGYGLFGIVQGGVYPNLREESAKALTAIDFDGYAIGGLAVGEGQDLMFQTLDVTTPHLPEDKPRYLMGVGKPSDLVGAVERGVDMFDCVLPTRSGRTDQAFTRRGQVNIRNARHKDDPRPLDPDCSCYACANYSRAYLHHLAQSKEILGLTLLTWHNLHYYQELMAGMRAAIENGTFAAFKKAFEDGEAAGDIPAVEGN
- the queF gene encoding preQ(1) synthase, which codes for MAKTTETKLTQLGAASAIPDSPDAASLECAANPHPGTPYLIRFTCPEFTSLCPVTGQPDFAHLVIDYVPGRKIVESKSLKLYLASFRNHAGFHEKCTLDIAAKIKKAAAPKWLRIGGYWYPRGGIPIDVFHQTGAPPKGLWIPEQGAPSYRGRG
- a CDS encoding 6-carboxytetrahydropterin synthase, translating into MTASGTMTVYHGFSFESARRLPRLPDSHICSRLHGNTFLLRVAVTGPVRESEGWVIDFAEVAARVEPVLAEIDHHYLNEVPGLENPTTENIAVWLWDRIATHLQGLSEIEIRENATTGCVYRGA
- a CDS encoding 6-carboxytetrahydropterin synthase gives rise to the protein MERFMDFTFVAAQRLTGVGADHPAAALHGHTFNGTVRLTGVSDTGTGWVIDPADLRREIDAVLADIDHQYLNELPGLENPSTERLCGYLRDRLAQRLRGDIAVELWENPAVGCTTKGMST
- a CDS encoding TraR/DksA family transcriptional regulator, whose product is MSLGEKMKPVLEKRLAVLKEEIADIDQTLREPDSQDFEERATENEGDEVLEDLGNAALTEIAQIESALERIAGGTYGDCVTCGDAIPPARLEAVPHAAQCIKCAS